In the genome of Oncorhynchus mykiss isolate Arlee chromosome 18, USDA_OmykA_1.1, whole genome shotgun sequence, one region contains:
- the LOC118941014 gene encoding uncharacterized protein LOC118941014 codes for MGSGDHTKDRDRTRDRTRDLHTEHYITCDLADPGSTEHYITCDLADPGSTEHYITCDLADPGSTEHYITCDLADPGSTEHYITCDLADPGSTEHYITCDLADPGSTEHYITCDLADPGSTEHYITCDLADPGSTEHYITCDLADPGSTEHYITCDLADPGSTEHYIKCDLADPGSTEHYTTCDLADPGSTEHYITCDLADPGSTDQQTAKRGRTKEKEGKTREGRR; via the exons ATGGGGTCTGGAGACCACACTAAAGACCGAGACCGAACTAGAGACCGGACGAGAGACCTCCA CACTGAGCATTATATCACGTGTGACCTGGCTGACCCTGGAAGCACTGAGCATTATATCACGTGTGACCTGGCTGACCCTGGAAGCACTGAGCATTATATCACGTGTGACCTGGCTGACCCTGGAAGCACTGAGCATTATATCACGTGTGACCTGGCTGACCCTGGAAGCACTGAGCATTATATCACGTGTGACCTGGCTGACCCTGGAAGCACTGAGCATTATATCACGTGTGACCTGGCTGACCCTGGAAGCACTGAGCATTATATCACGTGTGACCTGGCTGACCCAGGAAGCACTGAGCATTATATCACGTGTGACCTGGCTGACCCTGGAAGCACTGAGCATTATATCACGTGTGACCTGGCTGACCCTGGAAGCACTGAGCATTATATCACGTGTGACCTGGCTGACCCTGGAAGCACTGAGCATTATATCAAGTGTGACCTGGCTGACCCTGGAAGCACTGAGCATTATACCACGTGTGACCTGGCTGACCCTGGAAGCACTGAGCATTATATCACGTGTGACCTGGCTGACCCTGGAAGCACTGATCAACAGACAGCAAAAAGGGGAAGAACCAAAGAGAAGGAAGGAAAAACCAGAGAAGGAAGAAGATAA